One Ranitomeya variabilis isolate aRanVar5 chromosome 4, aRanVar5.hap1, whole genome shotgun sequence genomic window, tcaaaatgttaatttatttcagttcttcaatacaaaaagcgaaactcataaatagtcattacaaacagtgatctatttcaagtgttttttttctgttcatgttgatgattatggcttacagccaatgaaaatccaaaagtcactatctcagtaaattagaataattaacaaaaaacacctgcaaaacctTCTTAATCATTTAAAAagggtcccttagtttgtttccgTAGGCTCCAGTCATGGACacgactgctgacttgatagatatCTAGatagcagtcactgacacactccacaaggagggtaatccacaaaaggtcattggtaaagaagctagctgtttacagagtgctgtattcaagcatattaatggaacattgagtggaaggaaaaaagtgtggtagaaaaaggtgcacaagcaaccgggataaccgcagccttgaaaggattgctaagaaaaggccattaaaaaatttaggggagattcacaaggagtggactgctgctggagtcatttccTCAAGAGCTTCCAAACACAGacgtatctaggacatgggctacaagtgtcatattccttgtgtcaagccactcatgaccaataaacagtgccagaagcatcttacctgggccaaggaaaaaaactggactgttgctctgtggtccaaggtgttgttttaagatgaaagtaagttttgcatttcatttggcaatcaaggtcccagagtctggaggaagagtggagaggctcacaatccaagctgcttgaggtctagtaagttttcacaatcagtgatggtttggggagccatgtcttctgctggtgtaggttcactgttttatcaagaccaaagtcagccagTTCATAACTCACATGTGctcaaatggaagcatgctcctgctgctttgaaattctaccgcatcccccttattcacctgaCCTCGCACCAtaggacttccacctctttccaacaatgaagttattgtTGAAGGGCAAGCCTTTTCCAGATGTTGAGACCCTGAATTCCAAAGTCACAacatggcttttggagcaacctgtcgacttctacaagcgaggtgtttacagttgcttacaaAGAaagtgtgtccctaggtggcacctatgtagagaaggactaataactttgcctagtttcattgctctcagtccacaggaagcgtGTCAGGGTAAATTTTTCATGAACACCCCtcgtatatctcccataaatatcggcATATCGGatcgatgcaaaccccaatattcactaGTTTCAGAGCATCTGAGAAAAATCCTTTGCACAGAAGCAGCTAATTTCTTGGAACAGAAAAAGCCTGATAGTCCCCCACGTCTGAGTATACAAATCCTACTGTAACAAGGAGGTTTTCTCAAACATAACCAATTGTCATGGAGGAGTTAGGTCTGTGGATTCCACAAATTCATACTCTCCTTCTTCTGACTTCATGGATAACTGGTTCGTGCAGCGTGACTCCGGTGTCAACGAGAGTGTTATGTGATTGGGCTTCCATTTTGCCCTGTCTGTCTTGTTTTATATTTCCTCATACATTTCACAGACTAGTGCTACTTAGGAGCATAGCAAGGAACAAGGCCCAGGCATCTCCAGTTTAAGGGGTAATCCTGTGACAGAAAAACATTATGTGCTGGGAAGCGAATTAGGATTTggtgaacatatatccccttaaaacaaataattttttactataaatattttaaaatacaCCACCCATTGCTTTTTAGGCaaggaaggcctaaaataaaaataagaccaaggtctagcgcacaCCCTGCAATCGCCTAttctgtcacctgcctggctgtggaggttggcaccctaataacgattttttggcgcccccactcaacgtggactacccctcactgccctagatcaccctaaactgcaggtgtgaaaacaataatgcttaagaacagagatgaagaaagcaaaaaaatggtcaaaaaaacagaaaaaacacaataTAATAAAATTAGCAAAAAGAAGGCGGGAGCAGGATAATTACTATGACTTTTACAGAATACAGCCCCTTTCCTGAATCAATTTGCTAAACACTGATAATTAGCAATGGGTATGCTGTCAGATATGCCACATAAAAATATTAGCATCAATTACTGCAGCCTATACCACACATACTTATCTCCTGCAGATTGTATGGCTGACTTATAGCATAAATTGTGCCCATATATAGGGTTGACACCTGcagttaaagagaaattaatattcactgctccacacgccCATAGTCACTCCCACATCTCAGCGCTAGCTTAAGTGCATAGAGGTGAGAGGcattatgggcgtggggagcagtgaatattaatttctctttaatagcagacacAAGGGTTAACAGCagctgctcctgcctcctgtgacccgctgctccacagctgctcctgcctcctgtgacccgctgctccacagCTGCGGCTCCCCCACCTCTCCATCTAAagcaggtacatctggactataagatgcacccccccatttacctccaaatttttggaggaaaaaagtgcgtcttatagtccgaaaaatatggtatatatcatTGTAAAAAGGAACTATGGATAtcccgctattcttctgtataaaatATGTGATATTGCTGTAGCCCTAAATTTCCGTACATGAGGTCTCTGAATAGAtaatctgagggtatgtgcacacgtcaggatttcttcaggattttttaagtttttttgcagatttccctgaTAAAAgcgctataattctgcacaaaaaacgcatacattatgcatcctatcatttagaatgcattctgcattttttgtgcaaatgttgcgtttttttccgcaaaaaaaacgcaatccagaaaaattccgcaaaaaatccgcacaaaaaaacgctcaaaaaaaaaaacgcatgcagatttctggcagaaatgtccggattttgtaaggaaaatttctgcaagaaatcctgacgtgtgcacataccctcactccaGCATTACAAATTTAGATAAGGGAGGTGGGGAGTGGGAGACATTTTATTTTAATTGGAATGGATAACACCAGATGTTCTAACAAAGAAGAAATGGATTGCACATGTACATAGCAATTTGCAATATGAACAAGTTTATTATTGTAGTACAGAAAACTTAAAGACATGGAGATTGTGGATTGAAAGAGACTGATGAATGGTAGATCGCTGAGATTTGGAGTTATGAAGAAGAGGGAGTAGGAAATATTGGATATTTTTGGGAGGGTAAAGGGGAGATGTTGCAATACTCTTGTCCTCCAAATAGTGAATATATAAATATGTAACTGAAATATTCAAAGGAATATTGCATTTAATTTGATTTTTAGATTACAGATGTATATTAATAACTTCACGTTTTAATTCCAATTTAAGTTCTAACTTACTTTCTCGTTTACTTCTTAGTCGTTACTTTGACTATTGGTTATGTCTATTCTTGTCATTTGCCAAAAATATATGGTTTACACCTGTGTGTTTTCTTTCGCAGTCAATAAAATATGATTTACAGGTTTACACCTTCTAGGTATGATAATGGCTTCTCCCTTTGTGGGATATTTGATGTTTAGTAAGACTCcttttgttggtaaaatatttctcacattctgaacatggaaatggcttctccccagtgtgagttctttgatgtgtaacaagatgtgatttctggttaaaatgtttcccacattctgaacatttaaatggcttctcacctgtgtgagttctctgatgtttaacaagacttgatttatttgaaaaatatttcccacattctaaacatgaaaatggcgtttcccctgtgtgagttctctgatgtttaataagagTTGATTGATCTGCAAAAcaattaccacattctgaacattgaaatggcttctcacctgtgtgaattctctgatgtgtaacaagacttgatttatttgaaaaacatttcccacattctgaacatgaatatggcttctcacctgtgtgagttctctgatgtgtaacaagatatgatttatctgcaaaacaattaccacattctgaacatgaatatggcttctcccctgtgtgagttctctggtgtgtagCAAGATACGATTTATTtgcaaaacatttaccacattctgaacatgaaaatggcttcttccctgtgtgaattttctgatgtttaacaagatacgatttatctgcaaaacattttccacattctgaacataaaaacggcttctcccctgtgtgagtcctctgatgtgtaacaagataaaATTTATCTGGAaagcatttaccacattctgaacatgaaaatggctttgtccctgtgtgagttctctgatgtttaataagatTTGATTTTTTGTTAAAATGTTTCCCACACTGTGAACATAAATATAGTGTCTCTCCTGGttgagttctctgatgtgcaacaagtTTTGACTTACTTccaaaacatttccaacattctgaacatgaacaCGGCTCCTTCATTGCGTGAACTGTTTTTTGTCTAACATGCTCTAATTTCggattaaaatatttcccacactcGGAAGAAAATCTTTTCTCCTCTACGTGAATTTTTGGATCTGAAACAAAAGATGTTTTGAGGGAAAAACTGTTTTCACATTCTACACTTGAAAATTGCTTGTGTGCtgtaagagcagtcagatttttaccacctattttgtgacttttatttttcttaatagtctgtgatgaatcagaagaCAGAACCTGTTTAAAAGGATAagatgatagatctttgctgtgaaaggATGACTGTATTTCTGGAACAGTGGCATAGATGTCAGCTATATCTTGAGTGATAGAAaggtcatctgatttaaaaattgaagatgtcagttgTCCCTCTGAACTCTTGTAGCAGTCACCTGCCAAGaataaacaatatttttttaataaactaTGTTGAATTATAGTTTCATAACATTTCTAAATTACCTAAGAAATTGCATGTTATGAAGCAAAATtaaattatttaccaagacaaaaacagttaaagggaacctgtcacccccaaaatcgatgatgaggtaagctcaccgtcatcaggggcttatctacagcattctgtaatgctgtagataagcccccgatgttacctgaaagaggagaaaaagaggttagattatactcacccaggggcggtcccgctgcggtccggtccgatgggtgtctcaggtccgctctgatgggtgtctcaggtccgctccggcgcctcctatcttcattccatgacgtcctcttctggtcttcacgccgcagctccggcacaggcgtactttgtctcccctcaacagagggcagagcaaagtactgtagtgcgcaggcgccgggactctctgacctttccagcgcctgcacactgcagtactttgctcagccctcaacagggcagacaaagtacgccggagccgcagcgtgaagacaagaagaggacgtcatcgtaagaagatgggaggcgccggagcggacctgaggcaccaatcggagcgggaccgcccctgggtgagtataatctaatgtctttttctcctctttcaggtaacatcggcggcttatctatagcattacagaatgctgtagataagcccctgatgacggtgagcttacctcaccatcgattttgggggtgacaggttccctttaacaatataACAGCAGACCTTGAAAAACAACATCCATGAATGAATCCAGCAAAATCTGTTCTCCCAAAGCCAATCCCCTCATTTCGGAGTCCTGCTGTCTGCTCAAATACGGCTTCAATCCACATTTTTAGCATTGCTGTAGCAGTGTAAAGCCAATTAAAAATTTGTGGTGGTCGTGTATCCAGAAGCCCAAGCTGGGCACCACTTATTGGGCACTAAAATGGCATATCTGCTATTTTCACTCTCCAAGATCAACTGCATGCTTGTTTTCAGAGATtagctgtggagtcaaaatagtcacactCCTAAAGATGAATTCTATGAGGATAACACAGTTTTTCTACTGTTCTGTTTTTCCACCATTTTGGCACCTTCGGTGATCTTCAAATGGTGCCCTCAatttattccagcaaaatctaaattCCCATAGCCAAAttgtgttccttcccttctgagctctgctatgtgcccaaacagtatgatATTGTCCGATTCAGGAGAAATTGGAAAATATATTAATCgggtcaattttttttctatttccacttgtaaaactgaaaaaaaattggGAATACTTCAACAATATAGtgaatttttgttttttaactttttcattgcaATTTTTGTTAATTATTGTGATACACTTAAAAGGTTAAATTTATTGTATTATTCAcagttttaaggttgaaggtagaattAAGTCCATCGAGTTTAACCTATAGCTcaat contains:
- the LOC143767353 gene encoding uncharacterized protein LOC143767353 isoform X2, translated to MPSGYGTYGTHRCMRSFTVEVFTIVHPLSGDLLFKKIFLIDPSSMNMDKEKMAEKILLLFLEILFRLTGEDYTVVKKTSNERSQAPVSEGWGRPLSPIKLPSYHPLIHEVINDQKILELTYNIIELLTAEVLIRCQDVAIYFSMEEWEYLGEHKDLYKDAMMEVPQRLTSPGDCYKSSEGQLTSSIFKSDDLSITQDIADIYATVPEIQSSFHSKDLSSYPFKQVLSSDSSQTIKKNKSHKIGGKNLTALTAHKQFSSVECENSFSLKTSFVSDPKIHVEEKRFSSECGKYFNPKLEHVRQKTVHAMKEPCSCSECWKCFGSKSKLVAHQRTQPGETLYLCSQCGKHFNKKSNLIKHQRTHTGTKPFSCSECGKCFPDKFYLVTHQRTHTGEKPFLCSECGKCFADKSYLVKHQKIHTGKKPFSCSECGKCFANKSYLATHQRTHTGEKPYSCSECGNCFADKSYLVTHQRTHTGEKPYSCSECGKCFSNKSSLVTHQRIHTGEKPFQCSECGNCFADQSTLIKHQRTHTGETPFSCLECGKYFSNKSSLVKHQRTHTGEKPFKCSECGKHFNQKSHLVTHQRTHTGEKPFPCSECEKYFTNKRSLTKHQISHKGRSHYHT
- the LOC143767353 gene encoding uncharacterized protein LOC143767353 isoform X1, translated to MDIDKEKMAERILHLTLEILFRLTGEDYTVVKKTSSERCQASVSEGWGRPLSRTTGPPPHALIHEDINDQKILELAYKIIELLTGEVPIRCQDVTVYFSMEEWEYLEGHKDLYKSIMMEVLQPFTSPVLSSKRTTPERCPRPLLPQDCKQENPNVPQDHQVFTIVHPLSGDLLFKKIFLIDPSSMNMDKEKMAEKILLLFLEILFRLTGEDYTVVKKTSNERSQAPVSEGWGRPLSPIKLPSYHPLIHEVINDQKILELTYNIIELLTAEVLIRCQDVAIYFSMEEWEYLGEHKDLYKDAMMEVPQRLTSPGDCYKSSEGQLTSSIFKSDDLSITQDIADIYATVPEIQSSFHSKDLSSYPFKQVLSSDSSQTIKKNKSHKIGGKNLTALTAHKQFSSVECENSFSLKTSFVSDPKIHVEEKRFSSECGKYFNPKLEHVRQKTVHAMKEPCSCSECWKCFGSKSKLVAHQRTQPGETLYLCSQCGKHFNKKSNLIKHQRTHTGTKPFSCSECGKCFPDKFYLVTHQRTHTGEKPFLCSECGKCFADKSYLVKHQKIHTGKKPFSCSECGKCFANKSYLATHQRTHTGEKPYSCSECGNCFADKSYLVTHQRTHTGEKPYSCSECGKCFSNKSSLVTHQRIHTGEKPFQCSECGNCFADQSTLIKHQRTHTGETPFSCLECGKYFSNKSSLVKHQRTHTGEKPFKCSECGKHFNQKSHLVTHQRTHTGEKPFPCSECEKYFTNKRSLTKHQISHKGRSHYHT